The following coding sequences lie in one Marinihelvus fidelis genomic window:
- a CDS encoding ABC transporter ATP-binding protein: protein MRRLARIQGVSKVYPRLSRPRERFAAFASVLAGGSPRNGAHVLEGIDLELFAGESLGIVGENGAGKSTLLKVLTGVIRPTTGTVEMDARVAALLELGAGFQPEFSGMDNIRMKASLLGLGRRELAERMDDILAFADIGEYIHEPVKHYSSGMVVRLGFAVVAASRPELLITDEVLAVGDESFQKKCIRWIDGFLNDGGTLILVSHSMYLVQKLCKHALWLQDGRVRAHGDAHTVVQDYLAWHESREVERKTEVTRRKGEHAIYRVDAMTLGDDADQDAAGVLDEHVINVPMGKDLDVELVLHGPDGRVPVPMFGIVRNDGTPVYGAAADLDQYAPETLSEGVYRFRLRLPALALMPGRYQFRGHALDPEGLRVCDTEEREIRVTGACNDLGVVRLAHEWVGPDE from the coding sequence ATGCGTCGCCTGGCCCGAATCCAGGGGGTGTCCAAGGTCTATCCGCGGCTGAGCCGGCCCAGGGAGCGCTTCGCGGCGTTTGCCTCGGTGCTGGCCGGGGGCAGTCCCCGCAATGGCGCCCACGTGCTGGAGGGCATCGACCTGGAGCTGTTCGCCGGGGAGTCGTTGGGTATTGTGGGTGAGAACGGCGCCGGCAAGTCGACACTGCTGAAAGTGCTGACCGGGGTCATCCGTCCCACCACCGGCACCGTGGAGATGGACGCCCGCGTAGCGGCACTGCTGGAACTGGGCGCGGGCTTCCAGCCCGAGTTCAGTGGCATGGACAACATCCGCATGAAGGCCTCGCTGCTGGGCCTGGGCCGGCGCGAACTGGCCGAGCGCATGGACGATATTCTCGCCTTCGCGGACATCGGTGAATACATCCACGAGCCGGTCAAGCACTACTCCTCCGGCATGGTGGTGCGGCTGGGTTTCGCGGTGGTGGCCGCGTCCCGCCCGGAACTGCTAATTACCGACGAGGTGCTGGCGGTGGGCGACGAGTCGTTCCAGAAAAAGTGCATTCGCTGGATCGATGGCTTCCTCAACGATGGCGGCACGCTGATCCTGGTCTCGCACAGCATGTACCTGGTACAGAAACTCTGTAAACACGCGCTGTGGTTACAGGATGGTCGCGTCCGCGCGCACGGTGACGCGCACACGGTGGTGCAGGATTACCTGGCCTGGCACGAGTCGCGCGAGGTCGAACGCAAGACCGAGGTCACCCGCCGTAAAGGCGAGCACGCGATCTACCGTGTCGATGCCATGACCCTGGGTGACGATGCCGACCAGGACGCCGCCGGCGTGCTCGACGAGCACGTCATCAATGTCCCGATGGGCAAGGACCTGGACGTCGAACTGGTGCTGCACGGTCCGGATGGGCGCGTGCCCGTGCCGATGTTCGGGATTGTCCGCAACGACGGCACCCCGGTCTACGGCGCCGCGGCCGACCTGGACCAGTACGCGCCGGAAACCCTGTCCGAAGGGGTCTACCGCTTTCGCCTGCGCCTGCCGGCGCTGGCCCTGATGCCGGGTCGCTACCAGTTTCGCGGCCACGCGCTGGACCCGGAAGGGCTGC
- a CDS encoding ABC transporter permease has protein sequence MANASRASVAPEFFRQLVVRQIRQDYLDNLSGFAWLILQPLLLLAVYAFVFTKIFQARIPSGTGVDYVPWLAVAFWPWMAFSEAVLKASASIGAYSGLITKVAFDRELLPLATVTSTFAMHMIGYVAILVVLQLLGTDIHWLMLPVALVVLLVFWLLACALALFFSSTQVYIKDMAQVLPPLITLWFFMSPILYSPTQLPGALAHVLAWNPVTWVMGQLRGALLFGEWPSALALLAAAVIVIVLAWAGLGWFRRLAGHFEDFL, from the coding sequence ATGGCGAACGCGTCTCGCGCATCGGTTGCCCCTGAATTCTTCCGCCAGTTGGTGGTGCGGCAGATCCGCCAGGATTACCTGGACAACCTGTCCGGGTTTGCCTGGCTGATCCTGCAGCCACTGTTGCTGCTGGCGGTCTACGCGTTCGTCTTCACGAAAATCTTCCAGGCGCGGATTCCGTCCGGTACCGGCGTGGATTACGTGCCCTGGCTGGCCGTGGCCTTCTGGCCGTGGATGGCGTTTTCCGAAGCCGTGCTCAAGGCTTCGGCCTCCATCGGTGCCTATAGCGGGCTGATTACCAAGGTGGCGTTCGACCGCGAACTGCTGCCGCTGGCCACGGTCACGTCGACCTTTGCCATGCACATGATCGGTTACGTGGCCATCCTGGTCGTGCTGCAACTGCTGGGTACGGACATTCACTGGCTGATGTTGCCCGTCGCCCTGGTGGTGTTGCTGGTGTTCTGGTTGCTGGCCTGCGCGCTGGCGCTGTTCTTCTCGTCCACGCAGGTCTACATCAAGGACATGGCGCAGGTGTTGCCGCCGCTGATCACCCTGTGGTTCTTCATGTCGCCCATTCTCTACAGCCCCACGCAGTTGCCGGGCGCGTTGGCCCACGTGCTGGCCTGGAACCCGGTGACCTGGGTGATGGGGCAGCTGCGCGGCGCGTTGCTGTTCGGCGAATGGCCTTCCGCGCTGGCGCTGTTGGCCGCGGCGGTGATTGTCATCGTGCTGGCCTGGGCCGGGCTGGGCTGGTTCCGCCGCCTGGCCGGTCATTTCGAGGACTTTCTCTGA
- a CDS encoding peptidylprolyl isomerase has product MRVTISLLVALLALSQTVSMAWAEDDDVFARRGNGVITHEEFDARVEQIPPEYRNNVIRDKGRLRQIIQKMLMNSQLAFDAREDGFEADPVVQLRMQLAAEEELANAWAEHVVLQSDPADYSVMAEEYYQGNRSMFMTPETVDVTHLLVGTGDRTDGEAREKADLLYAEIIAQPDRFQALIFENTDDPSVSTNEGSFKNVKPGDMVKPFEDAAFALEVGAFSEPVKSRFGYHIIRLDARNPGKQRSFEDVRPQLVNRMRKEHRERVKNEYLSSLQHQPLELTEEDLEAMVIRHFGPDAVEGAGQEKETGE; this is encoded by the coding sequence ATGCGCGTTACCATATCCCTGCTCGTGGCCTTGCTGGCCCTCTCACAGACGGTCTCCATGGCCTGGGCCGAAGACGATGACGTTTTTGCCCGACGTGGCAATGGCGTGATTACCCACGAAGAATTTGATGCCCGGGTCGAGCAGATTCCGCCCGAGTACCGAAACAACGTCATTCGGGACAAGGGTCGCCTGCGGCAGATCATCCAGAAGATGCTGATGAACAGCCAGCTGGCTTTTGACGCGCGTGAAGACGGGTTCGAGGCGGACCCGGTAGTACAGCTACGCATGCAGCTCGCGGCCGAGGAAGAGTTGGCCAACGCCTGGGCCGAGCACGTGGTCCTACAGTCCGACCCCGCCGATTACAGCGTCATGGCCGAAGAGTATTACCAGGGCAATCGCTCCATGTTCATGACCCCGGAGACGGTCGATGTTACGCATTTGCTGGTCGGTACCGGTGACCGTACCGATGGAGAGGCCCGGGAGAAAGCCGATCTCCTGTATGCCGAGATCATCGCCCAGCCGGACCGTTTCCAGGCCCTGATTTTTGAGAACACCGATGACCCCAGCGTCAGCACCAACGAAGGCAGCTTCAAGAACGTCAAGCCGGGCGACATGGTCAAGCCGTTCGAAGATGCCGCCTTTGCGTTGGAAGTGGGCGCGTTTTCCGAGCCGGTTAAGAGCCGATTCGGGTATCACATCATCCGCCTGGACGCGCGTAACCCCGGCAAGCAACGCAGTTTCGAGGACGTACGTCCGCAGCTGGTTAACCGGATGCGCAAGGAGCACCGTGAGCGGGTCAAGAATGAGTACCTGTCCTCGCTGCAGCACCAGCCCCTGGAGCTGACCGAGGAGGACCTGGAAGCGATGGTGATTCGCCACTTCGGCCCGGATGCTGTCGAGGGTGCCGGGCAGGAAAAGGAAACCGGCGAGTAG